A DNA window from Bradyrhizobium sp. CCBAU 53421 contains the following coding sequences:
- a CDS encoding aminotransferase class V-fold PLP-dependent enzyme, with amino-acid sequence MTVLDLTAHFEKFRAAAPERINLAAHSHHDWPDVTLAAQEQCWHDAARLAGEKWDLVFGELIPRVQAGIARHLQLPDPSTIAVAPNTHEFLRRLLSCFPSDRPIRILTSDAEFHTARRQLERLEEDGLVAVTRIPAEPFETFAERFHAACGRGEHDLVFVSQVFFTSSATSGNLKSMVEAVPSRDTFIVIDGYHGFMARPTDLSEIAGRTFYLSGGYKYAMAGEGCCFLHCPPGYGPRPRDTGWFADFGSLAAPPGKSVGYPRDAGRFLGATFDPSGLYRLAAVFDWLARESIAVEQIHCHAQALMTLFIEGLALQHIEGLRFADLITPWGAKAQHGNFLTFRTPRAGEIETKLAEIHVHCDHRGDRLRFGFGICTNLADLDQALARIRRAIGS; translated from the coding sequence ATGACCGTGCTCGATCTTACCGCTCATTTCGAGAAGTTTCGCGCGGCGGCGCCTGAGCGGATCAACCTAGCGGCGCACAGCCACCACGACTGGCCGGACGTGACACTCGCGGCGCAGGAACAGTGCTGGCACGATGCGGCGCGGCTCGCCGGCGAAAAATGGGACTTGGTCTTCGGTGAACTGATCCCGCGCGTCCAGGCCGGAATCGCCCGGCACCTCCAATTACCTGACCCGTCGACAATCGCAGTTGCACCCAACACGCATGAATTCTTGCGCCGGCTATTGTCCTGCTTTCCGTCGGATCGGCCCATTCGTATCCTCACGAGCGATGCCGAGTTCCATACCGCACGGCGTCAGCTCGAGCGTTTGGAGGAGGACGGCTTGGTTGCCGTCACACGCATACCCGCCGAGCCCTTCGAGACCTTTGCTGAACGCTTTCATGCAGCGTGCGGGAGGGGCGAACATGACCTTGTCTTTGTAAGCCAGGTGTTTTTCACCTCGTCGGCAACGTCGGGAAATCTCAAGTCCATGGTCGAAGCGGTACCTTCGCGCGATACTTTTATCGTAATCGACGGCTATCACGGCTTTATGGCCCGTCCGACCGATCTGTCCGAGATTGCTGGGCGCACGTTCTATCTCTCAGGCGGTTACAAGTATGCGATGGCAGGGGAGGGATGCTGCTTCCTGCACTGTCCGCCCGGCTACGGGCCAAGACCCCGGGACACAGGTTGGTTCGCCGATTTCGGCTCCCTCGCAGCGCCTCCGGGGAAATCAGTCGGGTATCCGCGAGATGCCGGTCGATTCCTGGGCGCGACCTTCGATCCCTCGGGTCTCTACCGGCTTGCAGCCGTATTCGATTGGCTGGCCCGCGAGAGCATCGCGGTTGAGCAAATCCACTGTCACGCGCAGGCCTTGATGACGTTGTTCATCGAGGGGCTTGCGCTTCAGCACATTGAGGGATTGCGGTTTGCGGATTTGATTACGCCATGGGGCGCCAAGGCCCAACACGGCAATTTTCTTACATTTCGGACGCCGCGTGCAGGCGAGATTGAGACAAAGCTTGCCGAAATCCATGTGCACTGCGATCACCGCGGCGACCGCCTTCGCTTCGGGTTCGGGATTTGCACGAATTTGGCGGACCTCGATCAGGCACTGGCGAGAATCAGGCGCGCGATTGGAAGCTAG